In the genome of Apodemus sylvaticus chromosome 2, mApoSyl1.1, whole genome shotgun sequence, one region contains:
- the Capza3 gene encoding F-actin-capping protein subunit alpha-3, with the protein MSLSVLSRKEKEKVIHRLLVQAPPGEFVNAFDDLCLLIRDEKLMHHQGECAGHQHCQKYCVPLCIDGNPVLLSHHNVMGDFRFFDYQSKLSFRFDLLQNQLRDIQSHGIIRNETEYLRSVVMCALKLYVNDHYPNGNCNVLRKTVKSKEFLIACIEDHSYDNGECWNGLWKSKWIFQVNPFLTQVTGRIFVQAHYFRCVNLHIEVSKDLKESLEVVNQAQLALSFARLVEEQENKFQAAVIEELQELSNEALRKILRRDLPVTRTLIDWQRILSDLNLVMYPKLGYVIYSRSVLCNWII; encoded by the coding sequence ATGTCACTCAGTGTCCTGagtaggaaagagaaagaaaaggttatCCACAGACTCTTAGTCCAGGCTCCTCCTGGGGAATTTGTGAATGCCTTTGACGATCTCTGTCTGCTTATCCGAGATGAGAAGCTCATGCACCACCAGGGTGAGTGTGCAGGTCACCAGCACTGCCAAAAATACTGTGTTCCACTCTGCATCGACGGCAATccagtcctcctgtctcaccaCAATGTGATGGGTGACTTCCGGTTCTTTGACTACCAGAGCAAACTTTCTTTCAGGTTTGACCTGCTCCAGAATCAGCTGAGAGACATCCAAAGCCATGGAATCATTCGGAATGAGACCGAGTACCTGAGATCTGTCGTTATGTGTGCCTTAAAACTCTACGTGAATGATCACTACCCAAATGGAAATTGCAATGTGCTGAGAAAAACAGTCAAAAGCAAAGAATTCTTAATAGCTTGCATTGAAGACCACAGCTATGACAATGGAGAGTGTTGGAACGGTCTTTGGAAATCTAAGTGGATCTTCCAGGTAAACCCGTTTCTAACTCAAGTAACAGGAAGAATTTTTGTACAAGCTCACTACTTCAGATGTGTCAACCTTCATATTGAAGTTTCCAAAGATCTAAAGGAGAGCTTGGAGGTGGTCAATCAAGCCCAGCTGGCCCTAAGTTTCGCAAGGCTTGTGGAAGAACAAGAGAACAAGTTTCAAGCTGCTGTCATAGAAGAACTACAGGAGTTGTCTAACGAAGCCCTGAGAAAAATATTACGGAGGGATCTTCCAGTGACACGCACTTTGATTGACTGGCAACGGATCCTCTCGGACTTGAATCTGGTGATGTACCCCAAGTTAGGATACGTTATTTACTCCAGAAGTGTGTTGTGCAACTGGATAATATAA